One Methylobacterium sp. AMS5 genomic region harbors:
- the istB gene encoding IS21-like element helper ATPase IstB: MLTHPTLDLLHELGLSGMASGFKALDANPEARALDHAEWLGLLLDHEATARRQKRFEARARAARLRHPASVEDVDYRSHRGLDRALFLKLATGDWIRTRRNLVITGPCGVGKSWLACALGHKACRDDLSVLYYRVPRLFAALSLARGDGRYGRLLRQIAKVNLLILDDWGPEPLLPEQARDLLEIVEDRYDAGSTLITSQVPVDRWYEIIGIPTLADAVLDRLLHNAHRIELAGESLRKRKAVEPAA, encoded by the coding sequence ATGCTCACCCACCCCACGCTCGATCTCCTGCACGAACTCGGCCTGAGCGGCATGGCCTCGGGCTTCAAGGCGCTCGACGCCAACCCGGAGGCCCGCGCCCTGGACCACGCCGAGTGGCTCGGCCTTCTCCTCGACCACGAGGCCACGGCCCGACGGCAGAAGCGCTTCGAGGCCCGCGCCCGCGCCGCGCGGCTGCGCCATCCCGCCAGCGTCGAGGACGTCGATTACCGCAGCCATCGCGGCCTGGACCGGGCGCTGTTCCTCAAGCTCGCCACCGGCGACTGGATCCGGACCCGGCGCAACCTCGTGATCACCGGCCCCTGCGGCGTGGGCAAGAGCTGGCTGGCCTGCGCGCTCGGGCACAAGGCCTGCCGAGACGACCTCTCTGTGCTGTACTACCGGGTCCCGCGCCTGTTTGCGGCCTTGAGCCTCGCCCGCGGCGATGGCCGCTACGGCCGGCTGCTGCGCCAGATCGCCAAGGTGAACCTGCTGATCCTCGACGATTGGGGCCCCGAGCCGCTCCTGCCCGAGCAGGCGCGCGATCTCCTGGAGATCGTCGAGGACCGCTACGACGCCGGCTCGACCCTGATCACCAGCCAAGTGCCGGTGGATCGCTGGTACGAGATCATCGGCATCCCCACGCTCGCCGACGCCGTCCTCGACCGGCTGCTGCACAACGCGCACCGCATCGAACTCGCCGGTGAGAGCCTGCGCAAACGCAAGGCGGTCGAGCCCGCTGCTTGA
- a CDS encoding IS110-like element ISMex9 family transposase has protein sequence MSEQHHVGLDVSVKETAICIVDPHGKVVHRAAVESHPEVIGRHRIDLGHAYARVGLEAGPLSPWLYAGLVEVGLPAICVETRHMHAALWARINKTDRNDALGIAQMMRVGLFKPVHVKTPASQQRRLLLTSRKLLQRKAYDIESDLRGQLRNFGLKVGVVGAVGFEQRVRDLVLDLPFVAAVVLPLLEARAALRTQLAKLHKMLLEQVRTDPVCRRLMTAPGVGPVVALTYRTCVDNPARLGRSQCVGAHYGLTPRLYQSGETMRVGRISKCGDRMMRAALYEAALVLLTGSRGRWSGLKVWGLAVAKRRGMQKALVAVARKLAIVLHRMWRDGTDFRWSAAATTAA, from the coding sequence ATGAGTGAGCAGCACCACGTCGGCCTCGATGTCTCCGTGAAGGAGACCGCGATCTGCATCGTCGATCCCCACGGCAAGGTCGTGCACCGCGCCGCCGTCGAGAGCCACCCCGAGGTGATCGGCCGGCATCGGATCGATCTCGGCCATGCCTACGCGCGGGTCGGCCTGGAGGCGGGACCGCTCTCGCCGTGGCTCTACGCCGGCTTGGTCGAGGTCGGACTGCCGGCGATCTGCGTCGAGACCCGTCACATGCACGCCGCCCTCTGGGCGCGCATCAACAAGACCGACCGCAACGACGCCCTGGGCATCGCGCAGATGATGCGGGTCGGGCTGTTCAAGCCGGTCCACGTCAAGACGCCGGCCAGCCAGCAGCGCCGCCTCCTCCTGACCTCGCGCAAGCTCCTGCAGCGCAAGGCCTACGACATCGAGAGCGACCTGCGCGGCCAGCTGCGCAACTTCGGCCTCAAGGTCGGCGTCGTCGGGGCGGTGGGCTTCGAGCAGCGCGTGCGCGACCTCGTGCTCGATCTGCCCTTCGTCGCCGCCGTGGTCCTGCCGCTGTTGGAGGCGCGCGCGGCGCTTCGGACCCAACTCGCCAAGCTGCACAAGATGTTGCTGGAGCAGGTTCGCACCGACCCAGTCTGCCGGCGATTGATGACCGCGCCCGGAGTGGGGCCGGTCGTGGCGCTGACCTACCGCACCTGCGTCGACAACCCGGCCCGGTTGGGACGTTCGCAGTGCGTCGGGGCGCATTACGGTCTGACGCCGCGGCTCTACCAGTCCGGCGAGACGATGCGGGTCGGGCGGATCTCGAAGTGCGGGGATCGGATGATGCGCGCCGCGCTCTACGAGGCCGCGCTCGTGCTGCTGACCGGCTCACGCGGCCGGTGGTCAGGGCTGAAGGTGTGGGGGTTGGCCGTCGCCAAGCGCCGGGGCATGCAGAAAGCCCTCGTGGCCGTTGCCCGCAAGCTGGCGATCGTGTTGCACCGCATGTGGCGCGACGGGACGGACTTCCGTTGGTCGGCCGCGGCCACGACAGCGGCCTGA
- a CDS encoding DUF6538 domain-containing protein yields the protein MGFVANVVQRGRTFQCRRRIPADLRQRLGRHELVRSLGTGDIRAAKLRACRLYVAAEELFSTPRATPMLTDD from the coding sequence TTGGGTTTCGTCGCCAACGTCGTCCAGCGCGGACGTACCTTCCAGTGCCGACGCCGCATCCCGGCCGACCTTCGGCAGCGTCTCGGCCGCCACGAACTCGTGCGCAGCCTTGGCACGGGCGATATCCGCGCTGCCAAGCTCAGGGCCTGTCGGCTATACGTGGCGGCGGAAGAGCTGTTCTCGACCCCGCGCGCGACGCCGATGCTGACCGACGACTAG
- the istA gene encoding IS21 family transposase: MRQIKQMLRLARDGVSAREIERTLGIARSTVQDNLARASAAGLTWPLGPEVSDAVLEQRLFARAGVKQGMRRLPEPDWPSVIREMRRPGVNLTVLWEEYREVRPDGYGYSRFCDLYREFERRLTPVMRQHHAAGDKVSVDYSGKKVGIVDPTTGIVREAEIFVAVLGASSLTYAEATWTQTLPDWIGAHVRLFRFLGGVPRLVVPDNLKSGVHKASFYDPEINRSYGMMAEHYGIGVLPARPRKPRDKAKVEAGVRFAQSSILGRLRRQTFFSLAECNAAIAAMVERINAHRMRRLGTTRRALFEAIERAALRPLPEQDYTFAEWRLARVNLDYHVEAGGFLYSVPHALIREQVDVRLTARTVEVFHRGQRVAAHERRYTGRRHGTDPDHMPSAHRRYAEWSPERFRRWARGIGPEPEGLVIAILHDRPHPEQGFRTCLGILRLYRGLDPARAEAASARAVAVGALTYKSIASILSLGLDRTSPPAEAVPVMLHPNLRGPRYFH, from the coding sequence ATGCGACAGATCAAACAGATGCTGCGGCTCGCCCGCGACGGGGTGAGTGCGCGTGAGATCGAGCGAACGCTCGGCATCGCCCGCTCGACCGTGCAGGACAATCTCGCCCGGGCGAGCGCGGCCGGCCTGACCTGGCCGCTCGGCCCCGAGGTCAGCGACGCGGTGCTGGAGCAGCGCCTGTTCGCCCGGGCCGGGGTGAAGCAGGGCATGCGCCGCCTGCCCGAGCCGGACTGGCCCTCCGTCATCCGGGAGATGCGCCGCCCCGGGGTCAACCTCACGGTGCTCTGGGAGGAATACCGGGAGGTCCGTCCGGACGGCTACGGCTACTCCCGGTTCTGCGACCTCTATCGGGAGTTCGAACGCCGGCTCACCCCGGTGATGCGCCAGCACCATGCCGCCGGCGACAAGGTCTCCGTCGACTACTCCGGCAAGAAGGTCGGGATCGTCGATCCCACCACCGGCATCGTGCGCGAGGCCGAGATCTTCGTGGCGGTGCTGGGCGCGTCGAGCCTGACCTACGCCGAGGCGACCTGGACCCAGACGCTGCCCGACTGGATCGGCGCGCATGTCCGCCTGTTCCGCTTCCTCGGCGGCGTCCCCCGCCTCGTCGTGCCCGACAACCTCAAGAGCGGGGTCCACAAGGCGTCGTTCTACGATCCCGAGATCAACCGCTCCTACGGGATGATGGCCGAGCATTACGGCATCGGCGTCCTGCCGGCCCGACCTCGCAAGCCGCGCGACAAGGCCAAGGTCGAGGCCGGCGTGCGCTTCGCCCAGAGCTCCATCCTGGGACGGCTGCGCCGGCAGACGTTCTTCTCCCTGGCCGAGTGCAACGCCGCCATCGCCGCGATGGTGGAGCGCATCAACGCCCACCGCATGCGCCGGCTCGGCACCACCCGCCGCGCCCTGTTCGAGGCGATCGAGCGCGCAGCGCTGCGGCCCCTGCCGGAACAGGACTACACCTTTGCCGAGTGGCGGCTGGCCCGGGTCAACCTCGACTACCATGTCGAGGCGGGCGGCTTCCTGTACTCGGTGCCCCATGCCCTGATCCGCGAGCAGGTCGACGTCCGCCTCACGGCGCGCACCGTCGAGGTGTTCCATCGCGGTCAGCGCGTCGCCGCCCACGAGCGCCGCTACACCGGCCGGCGGCACGGCACCGATCCCGACCACATGCCCAGCGCCCATCGCCGCTACGCCGAGTGGAGCCCCGAGCGCTTCCGGCGCTGGGCGCGCGGCATCGGGCCGGAGCCGGAAGGGCTGGTCATCGCCATCCTGCACGACCGGCCCCATCCCGAGCAGGGCTTCCGTACCTGTCTGGGTATCCTGCGCCTCTACCGCGGGCTCGACCCCGCCCGGGCGGAGGCCGCCTCGGCCCGGGCCGTGGCGGTCGGCGCGCTCACCTACAAGAGCATCGCCTCGATCCTCAGCCTGGGCCTCGACCGCACGTCCCCGCCGGCCGAGGCCGTCCCGGTGATGCTCCACCCCAACCTGCGCGGCCCGCGCTACTTCCACTGA
- a CDS encoding SIR2 family protein — MSADLALSDRLAPFDQDGQFEALIAKMQRVRPLALIGAGASIGSGYPTWSQLLQQFQKELRDQSSRAVAPKVAGVVQDLQDPAWQAEEYHNALGGPTFYAFLSRTFAQRPPAEPHHLIARIGFRHVLTTNFETCAEDAFRQAYPHHKVKRVLWSRDDEVQDFFADLAEGVSDISIVYLHGHESDPASIVLRESDYSRTYLREENRRRLIALFMTQPIVFVGFSMNDPDLGQIMREVLFSLPRRAANLLPIPATGNQRSPARHFALFGYRTVAERDLIRRRMEGKFGLQTVFYRIVPSVDGKSYRHDNLLKLLEAIGQAAPPRHNAPDSATRASLRAGAALTQEISRATNGDTLVVPVGSDNLVPPGVELDGEDLFNLDPHKGAFGGSPTRDGLKLRVSRIRKRSSWVEFDLEVRPDRGVQFEGSVTFYYHPTFTPEHETVAISEGRAHTTVEAVGAFTVGAEFRGTRLELDLSDDNRFPTWFRES; from the coding sequence ATGAGCGCCGACCTAGCCCTTTCCGATAGGCTGGCGCCCTTCGACCAAGACGGGCAATTCGAAGCATTGATCGCCAAGATGCAGCGGGTAAGGCCGCTCGCGTTGATCGGCGCGGGCGCAAGTATTGGTTCCGGATATCCGACGTGGTCCCAGTTGCTGCAGCAATTTCAGAAAGAGCTGCGCGACCAGAGCTCTCGCGCCGTCGCACCGAAGGTCGCAGGTGTCGTCCAAGACCTGCAGGACCCGGCTTGGCAGGCCGAGGAGTACCACAATGCCCTTGGCGGCCCGACTTTTTACGCCTTCCTCAGCCGGACCTTCGCGCAGCGCCCACCTGCCGAGCCCCATCACCTCATCGCCCGCATTGGCTTTCGGCACGTCCTGACAACCAACTTCGAAACCTGTGCTGAGGATGCGTTCCGGCAAGCTTATCCACATCACAAGGTCAAGCGGGTTTTGTGGAGTCGTGACGATGAAGTGCAGGATTTCTTTGCTGATCTGGCCGAGGGTGTCTCTGATATATCGATTGTCTACCTGCACGGACACGAGAGCGATCCTGCCAGCATCGTCCTCAGGGAGAGCGACTACAGCCGCACCTACCTTCGCGAAGAGAACCGACGACGCCTGATCGCGCTCTTCATGACACAGCCGATCGTATTCGTTGGATTTTCGATGAACGATCCTGACCTCGGTCAGATCATGCGCGAAGTTCTCTTTAGCCTGCCTCGGCGTGCCGCGAACCTGCTGCCCATCCCGGCCACTGGTAACCAGAGGTCCCCAGCCCGTCATTTCGCCTTATTCGGTTACAGGACGGTCGCAGAGCGGGATCTAATTCGGCGGCGTATGGAGGGGAAGTTTGGACTGCAGACCGTCTTTTACCGTATCGTCCCGTCAGTTGACGGTAAGTCCTACCGCCATGACAACTTGTTGAAACTGCTCGAGGCGATCGGTCAAGCGGCGCCGCCGAGGCACAATGCCCCCGATTCTGCAACACGCGCATCCTTGCGCGCGGGCGCTGCGCTAACACAGGAGATCAGCCGCGCTACGAACGGCGACACCCTTGTCGTCCCTGTCGGCAGCGACAACCTCGTGCCGCCGGGCGTGGAGCTCGACGGCGAGGATCTATTCAATCTCGACCCCCACAAAGGCGCCTTCGGCGGCTCGCCAACGCGCGACGGACTTAAGCTTCGGGTCAGCCGCATCAGGAAGCGCTCTTCCTGGGTGGAGTTCGACCTCGAGGTGCGGCCGGACCGAGGCGTGCAGTTCGAAGGTTCTGTCACCTTCTACTACCATCCAACCTTCACGCCAGAACATGAAACGGTCGCGATCAGCGAGGGGCGCGCTCACACCACAGTTGAGGCGGTGGGTGCCTTCACCGTCGGCGCGGAATTCCGCGGCACGCGGCTAGAATTGGATCTGTCGGACGACAACCGCTTTCCGACGTGGTTTCGAGAGAGTTGA
- a CDS encoding HAMP domain-containing sensor histidine kinase: MMASLLVWPGSLRGRLFLILLAGLLSAQLLSFAVTRAERDQTARAVMLTTLQRDVVVAVALLDRLPAAERSEWLPLLERPTYRFALGSGSPGTAALSSRLTMIADEMRAALEPRFPVRFDAVSGSPVRLQGHVALSDSSALTITVQPTLRPVASWLPVALALQLLVLVACVWFAVRLAVRPLTRFAQAADALEPGRPATPFAEAGPDEVARAARALNAMQQRVSRHLDERVRILAAISHDLQTPITRMRLRVETGVEGPEQDRILGDLEAIETLVREGIAYARSVHGDVEPPTRLDLRAFLESIAFDYQDTGWDVAVSGLPEVTIVTRPQALRRILTNLIDNAIRYANRAELDLQVVQGRITIAVLDRGPGIPADKLDAVLLPFVRLEGSRSRETGGTGLGLAIADQLAAAIGGRLRLSNRPGGGLEAAVTLS; this comes from the coding sequence ATGATGGCATCCCTTCTGGTTTGGCCGGGCAGCCTGCGGGGCCGCCTGTTCCTGATCCTGCTCGCAGGTCTCCTGAGCGCTCAGCTGCTCTCGTTTGCGGTCACGAGAGCCGAGCGGGACCAGACGGCGCGCGCCGTCATGCTGACGACGCTCCAGCGCGACGTCGTCGTCGCGGTCGCGCTACTCGATCGCCTGCCGGCCGCCGAGCGGTCCGAATGGCTCCCGCTCCTCGAAAGGCCGACCTATCGCTTCGCGCTCGGCTCCGGTTCGCCGGGGACTGCGGCGCTCTCGTCCCGTCTGACGATGATCGCGGACGAGATGCGCGCCGCGCTGGAGCCGCGCTTCCCCGTTCGGTTCGATGCGGTGTCCGGGTCGCCGGTGCGACTGCAGGGGCACGTCGCCCTGAGTGACAGCTCGGCCCTCACCATCACGGTCCAGCCGACCCTGCGGCCCGTGGCATCGTGGCTGCCCGTCGCGCTGGCCCTGCAGCTGCTCGTGCTCGTCGCCTGCGTCTGGTTCGCCGTGCGGCTCGCCGTCCGGCCGCTGACGCGCTTCGCGCAGGCCGCCGACGCGCTGGAGCCGGGGCGACCGGCCACGCCTTTCGCGGAGGCAGGGCCCGATGAGGTCGCGCGCGCCGCGCGAGCCCTCAACGCCATGCAGCAGCGGGTGTCCCGCCACCTCGACGAACGCGTCCGCATCCTCGCGGCGATCTCCCACGATCTCCAGACACCGATCACCCGGATGCGGTTGCGCGTGGAGACAGGCGTCGAGGGCCCCGAACAGGACCGGATCCTCGGCGATCTCGAGGCGATCGAGACGCTCGTCCGCGAGGGGATTGCCTACGCCCGCAGCGTGCACGGAGACGTCGAGCCACCCACCCGCCTCGATCTGCGCGCCTTTCTCGAGAGCATCGCCTTCGACTACCAGGACACAGGGTGGGACGTCGCGGTCTCCGGCCTGCCGGAGGTGACGATCGTGACGCGCCCGCAAGCCCTGCGCCGGATCCTGACGAACCTGATCGATAACGCGATCCGATATGCCAACCGGGCAGAGCTGGATCTGCAGGTCGTTCAAGGCAGGATCACCATCGCGGTGCTGGATCGTGGACCCGGCATCCCCGCGGACAAGCTCGATGCCGTGCTGCTTCCCTTCGTCCGGCTTGAGGGATCGCGCAGCCGTGAGACCGGCGGCACCGGACTCGGCCTCGCCATCGCCGATCAGCTTGCCGCCGCGATCGGCGGACGGCTCAGGCTCAGCAACCGCCCGGGCGGCGGCCTGGAGGCGGCCGTCACGCTCTCGTGA
- a CDS encoding CHAT domain-containing protein, with protein MSQNKNSSRPRLRNRSSKKRSVVVGSGNSSFENLSSHFPLSDHNFVERALVTGEEAGVLEDHFGERGYAELRQLAREAASRPTRGGTRVLILPGIMGSKLGTPADEIWLDFLDVALGRLSSLTLAPGGNPNIGPLGVLLTTYLKLKYRLRIGGYNAEFWPFDWRMSVADSGKLLSAAIDAEPNEVHLIAHSMGGLIARACLAHKPVKLGRIITLGTPHYGSFSPLQAFRGAHSVVRKLAFLDVHHDQTELAEIFGTFPGLSEMLPMPGKVPLDLFDLSVWPAGGPRPAQALLSKAREVQRALPTGGASSHGIIQIVGVNQQTVIGAEVVDSEFVYTLTNDGDGTVPLTCARLADAKRIYYVEEEHGALPNNAAVARAIQTLIATGETRELSSDYVARRSGPARSVRESELGVNVYEGVRGRRLSTREERTFLAGFAAPVAEGPPDGVPAGDGVAALDSVAFTDRLVISRQSQRQLNLTLALGSLTDVDADAYVLGLFKNVSLGGAALAVDRLLDGGISQTLARRMFNGNVGEISILPSGRHPVRADFIAFAGLGPIDSFNESTLETVGENLIRTFVTANVGDFATVLMGGASGMIARTGLARLLSGFVRGLLDADHDQIFHRVTICENDPARYAQLTQDLYALCGGTLFDGIQVTLRTRDLPTVPSIQSAARAQMPGNDAIYLLVRQMDDEQDRPGIVASVLTKGRKAAIHRGWQPLDEATLDSHLATITAGVPLGLNMEAFGKTLADIVLPETIQTVLAQFPDDHIVAVHDARASRIPWETLYVDGRPLALSGGISHRYEADDLSVAKWLEERQERPTLRVLLVVDPTMDLENARREGDRVETLLKEKSQAEVRRFDGRAARRSELLNCFQSGAFDVVHYAGHAFFDPNAPSRSGILCAGHEVLSGADLAGLSNLPSLVFFNACEVGRIRRSGPTPAPAPDLLRRNIGFAEAFLRGGVANFIGTYWPVGDEAAGTFAPAFYERVLAGQALGEALLTSRKALEDKQFGDWANYILYGDPDFVLKRSAQS; from the coding sequence ATGAGCCAGAACAAAAACAGTTCTCGACCTCGTCTCAGAAATCGCTCGTCGAAGAAGCGCTCAGTCGTAGTTGGCTCCGGAAATAGTTCATTCGAAAATTTGAGTAGTCATTTTCCACTGAGCGACCATAACTTTGTAGAGCGCGCGCTCGTCACGGGTGAAGAGGCGGGTGTTCTGGAGGACCACTTCGGCGAGCGTGGGTACGCGGAACTCCGGCAGTTAGCGCGCGAGGCTGCATCGCGACCTACACGAGGCGGCACCCGGGTTCTAATCCTGCCGGGCATCATGGGATCGAAGCTTGGCACCCCGGCCGACGAGATCTGGCTGGATTTCTTAGACGTCGCCCTGGGCCGCTTGTCGTCTCTCACCCTAGCGCCGGGCGGCAATCCGAATATTGGGCCACTTGGCGTTCTGCTCACCACATACTTGAAGCTGAAGTACCGCCTGCGGATTGGAGGCTACAATGCCGAGTTCTGGCCGTTCGACTGGCGCATGAGCGTTGCGGACTCGGGAAAGCTTCTCTCCGCCGCGATAGACGCGGAGCCAAACGAGGTCCATCTTATCGCCCACTCCATGGGCGGCCTCATCGCACGCGCTTGCCTTGCTCACAAGCCAGTAAAGCTCGGACGCATCATCACCCTAGGCACGCCCCATTACGGATCCTTCTCGCCGCTCCAAGCCTTTCGAGGTGCGCACTCCGTCGTCCGAAAGCTCGCCTTTCTCGACGTACACCACGACCAGACCGAGCTCGCCGAAATCTTCGGGACCTTCCCCGGCTTGTCGGAGATGTTGCCCATGCCCGGAAAGGTGCCGCTCGACCTCTTCGATCTCTCGGTCTGGCCTGCAGGTGGACCGAGGCCTGCCCAAGCTCTTTTGAGCAAAGCTCGCGAGGTGCAGAGGGCGCTGCCGACGGGCGGGGCGAGCTCACACGGCATCATCCAGATAGTTGGGGTCAACCAGCAGACCGTGATCGGGGCCGAAGTTGTCGACAGCGAGTTCGTATACACCTTGACGAACGATGGCGATGGCACGGTTCCGCTCACCTGCGCGAGGCTCGCTGATGCCAAACGCATTTACTACGTCGAAGAGGAGCACGGTGCGTTACCCAATAATGCTGCTGTCGCCAGGGCCATACAAACCCTGATTGCCACGGGGGAAACCAGGGAGCTGAGCTCGGACTACGTTGCCCGCCGGAGCGGCCCCGCACGCAGCGTCCGAGAGAGCGAACTCGGGGTCAACGTTTACGAGGGCGTGCGGGGCCGCCGGCTCAGCACACGCGAGGAGCGTACTTTCCTGGCAGGGTTCGCCGCCCCCGTGGCGGAGGGACCGCCCGACGGCGTGCCGGCCGGGGATGGGGTGGCGGCTCTGGACTCGGTTGCGTTCACGGACCGCCTCGTCATCAGCCGTCAGAGCCAGCGTCAGCTCAACCTGACGCTGGCTCTGGGCAGCCTCACTGATGTCGATGCTGACGCCTACGTGCTTGGCCTGTTCAAGAACGTGTCGCTCGGCGGGGCAGCGCTCGCCGTCGACCGGTTGCTCGACGGCGGAATCAGTCAGACACTTGCCCGCCGGATGTTCAACGGCAATGTCGGTGAAATCTCTATCCTTCCGAGCGGGCGCCACCCGGTCCGCGCTGACTTCATCGCTTTCGCCGGGCTCGGGCCGATCGACAGCTTCAATGAGAGCACCCTTGAGACAGTTGGCGAAAACCTTATCCGCACCTTCGTGACGGCGAACGTTGGCGACTTTGCCACTGTGTTGATGGGGGGCGCCTCGGGCATGATCGCCAGGACCGGTCTCGCTCGCCTGCTCTCAGGCTTCGTTCGCGGGCTGCTCGACGCCGACCACGACCAAATCTTCCACCGGGTTACCATCTGCGAGAACGACCCGGCGCGCTACGCGCAGCTGACACAGGATTTGTACGCCTTGTGCGGAGGCACGCTGTTCGACGGTATCCAGGTCACACTGCGCACCCGGGATCTACCCACTGTCCCGTCTATTCAGTCGGCTGCTCGCGCGCAGATGCCGGGCAACGACGCAATTTACCTGTTGGTCCGCCAAATGGACGACGAGCAGGACCGACCCGGCATTGTTGCCTCTGTCCTTACGAAGGGACGAAAAGCGGCTATCCATCGGGGCTGGCAGCCGCTTGATGAGGCAACCCTCGACAGTCATCTTGCCACGATAACCGCAGGCGTTCCGTTGGGTCTCAACATGGAGGCGTTCGGAAAGACTCTGGCCGACATCGTGTTGCCGGAAACGATCCAGACTGTGCTCGCCCAGTTCCCAGACGACCATATCGTAGCGGTTCACGATGCGCGGGCCTCGCGCATTCCTTGGGAGACCCTGTACGTAGACGGCCGCCCTCTCGCCCTCAGCGGCGGCATCAGCCACCGCTACGAGGCGGACGACCTTTCCGTCGCCAAATGGCTCGAGGAGCGTCAGGAGCGGCCAACGCTCCGGGTCCTACTTGTTGTCGACCCGACCATGGATCTCGAGAATGCGAGGAGAGAGGGCGATCGCGTCGAGACGTTGCTCAAAGAGAAAAGCCAAGCGGAGGTACGTCGCTTCGATGGCCGGGCGGCGCGTCGAAGCGAGCTGCTCAACTGCTTCCAGTCTGGGGCGTTCGACGTGGTCCACTACGCTGGCCATGCCTTCTTCGACCCGAACGCACCCTCCCGCAGCGGCATCCTCTGCGCAGGCCACGAAGTTCTGTCCGGAGCCGACCTCGCAGGCCTCAGCAACCTCCCGAGCCTCGTCTTCTTCAACGCCTGCGAGGTTGGTCGCATCCGACGCTCCGGCCCGACGCCTGCGCCCGCTCCCGATCTCCTGCGTCGCAACATTGGCTTCGCTGAGGCGTTCCTGCGCGGCGGAGTTGCCAACTTCATCGGCACCTACTGGCCGGTCGGCGACGAAGCGGCCGGAACCTTCGCGCCGGCATTCTATGAGAGGGTGCTCGCCGGGCAGGCGCTTGGCGAGGCGCTGTTAACCTCCCGCAAGGCGCTCGAGGACAAGCAGTTCGGAGATTGGGCAAACTACATCCTCTACGGTGATCCTGATTTCGTTCTGAAGCGGAGCGCGCAGTCATGA
- a CDS encoding glycosyl hydrolase 108 family protein has product MNRFNEIMQTVLKWEGGYVKHPHDPGGATNFGITHEVLAEWRGVASVTPNEVKNLTEEEAIEIFWHRYWTKIHGDRLPPPIDFIIMDGAVNHGAPNMVRMLQKAVEVAPSGKIGDGTINAVMAQAATQDALLDLAMKLADARKSRYLSRPQSQHFIRGWRNRLNNVMAMALQPYPVSWTFKDGRVDRTAGTDVVSEPPPVSSIPQSALDDEDLQAALTEWEVYTGDIDGLFGPKSVAALDALLTKQAATVGANWPAWPLSRRKIALGQLICRELDIDVGSIDGLFGSRTKAAFENFNRKKNGLSLETWRDELDELPPTPPPPVITTITRWPLQRDVKGFFGSFENLSLKRLTLPFKMKIAWDLRQEVTGFMIHEKVYDSAARVFEKVYGHYGDDGVEDIGVNLFGGCLAKPPRPIRGGSAWSMHSWAIAIDFDPGRNQLRWSHRQARLAKPDAAKFWEFWEEEGWLSLGRARDFDWMHVQAARL; this is encoded by the coding sequence ATGAATCGTTTCAACGAGATAATGCAGACAGTACTCAAGTGGGAGGGCGGCTACGTCAAACATCCTCACGATCCCGGCGGCGCCACAAATTTCGGAATTACGCACGAGGTACTAGCTGAGTGGCGAGGAGTGGCAAGTGTCACCCCAAACGAGGTCAAGAACCTTACGGAGGAGGAAGCGATTGAAATCTTTTGGCATCGTTATTGGACGAAAATCCATGGCGATCGGCTGCCTCCACCAATCGACTTCATTATTATGGATGGAGCAGTCAATCACGGTGCTCCCAATATGGTGCGCATGCTCCAGAAGGCGGTGGAAGTCGCACCAAGCGGCAAAATAGGAGATGGCACGATCAACGCCGTCATGGCGCAGGCGGCGACCCAGGACGCGCTGCTTGACCTTGCAATGAAGCTAGCTGACGCGCGAAAGAGCCGTTACCTCAGCCGCCCTCAATCGCAGCACTTCATCCGTGGCTGGCGCAACAGGCTAAACAACGTCATGGCGATGGCGCTACAACCCTACCCAGTATCTTGGACATTCAAGGATGGTCGGGTTGATCGGACAGCCGGCACAGACGTTGTGTCGGAGCCGCCGCCGGTTTCGAGCATCCCGCAATCGGCACTCGACGACGAGGATCTTCAGGCTGCGCTCACGGAATGGGAGGTTTACACTGGCGATATCGATGGTCTGTTCGGCCCGAAGTCCGTTGCCGCACTTGATGCGCTGCTTACGAAACAAGCCGCCACAGTTGGAGCTAACTGGCCAGCTTGGCCGCTCTCGCGCCGTAAAATCGCGCTTGGTCAGTTGATCTGCCGTGAACTCGATATCGACGTCGGTAGCATCGACGGTCTCTTTGGCTCGCGGACAAAGGCTGCCTTCGAGAACTTTAATCGGAAGAAGAACGGCTTGTCGCTGGAGACTTGGCGCGATGAGCTTGATGAACTTCCGCCGACGCCCCCTCCGCCTGTTATCACAACCATTACGAGATGGCCCCTCCAGAGGGATGTGAAAGGCTTCTTCGGGTCGTTTGAAAACTTGTCTTTGAAGAGGCTCACGCTACCATTTAAGATGAAGATCGCATGGGATCTCAGACAAGAGGTAACCGGCTTTATGATCCATGAGAAAGTCTATGACAGTGCCGCCCGTGTGTTCGAGAAAGTGTACGGCCATTATGGCGACGATGGAGTTGAGGATATCGGTGTAAACCTTTTCGGCGGCTGCCTCGCCAAACCGCCTCGGCCAATAAGGGGCGGCTCGGCTTGGTCTATGCATTCCTGGGCTATCGCCATAGACTTCGATCCTGGTCGCAACCAGTTGCGCTGGAGCCATCGCCAGGCGCGCCTCGCAAAGCCCGATGCAGCCAAGTTCTGGGAGTTCTGGGAGGAAGAGGGCTGGCTCAGCCTCGGCCGCGCCAGAGACTTCGATTGGATGCACGTGCAAGCGGCGAGGCTCTGA